ACCCAGCCCAGCTGTATTCCGGTGAAGcgagacagactggaaaaccttgccaaatcacacaggagCTATTTAGATGGATAAAGTGCACTGGGGGGAAGTGGggaaacatatatacatatatttctgCATTGTAGATGGACTGTTCCTTTATGACTCTGGACTTGTACCTGCAAAGTCTTTGGCCTCCTCAGTAGGTACAGATCTCTCTGATGCCAAGTCAGCCTTGTTGCCTACAAGCATGACCACAATGTGGGGGTCAGCGTGGTCGTACAGCTCCTTCAGCCAGCGCTCCACACTCTCATAGGTGAGGTGTTTGGTGATATCATAGACCAGCAGGGCCCCAACAGCCCCTCGGTAATACCTGGTTAGAGAAGATTGACAGTACAGTGATTAATTATTTGCTGTTCCATGATGCTGCTTTCATGGCTGATGGAGCTGTATAGTTAAATTTAAGtcaactatatattttttttaagcataataGGATCATTCATAgcaagaggtttttttttttggtgtcatttCAAAGATTTTTCTGTCACTAAAGACTGCTCTGAAGTCATAAACCAATCAATATTTCCTTCTTTTACAAGTTCCCCTTGTAAGTTCCTCACTTCCAGCGTGATTAATTCCAGTTTAATAGGTTTTAGCGACTTGTTAAAGTACAAATGGGAAATTCCATGGGAGTGGAAATTAGCATAGTGGAATAAGTCAGCAAAGTAATTACTCAAAAAGCCAGGCTGTCAGAAAAGAGCTAATCCTACAGTGGTGTAGCATATCCTTAGATTTTTCGTGTCGTAAAAATTAAACGGACATGGCTCTATTGTTTTAAAATACGCTTCCGCACTGGTAATCCCCCCAGCTTCAttacaaaatgaacaaatcgGGGATTTCCTCAGCTAGAACGGAGTTTCTGAGGGTTGAGCGTTCAAATTAAGGTCTCTGTTCGAAccaagttgatgttttttttaaccaagtaTAGCAGTTTGAAAGAGCCAAGAAATGAGAATCTGTTGGTTGTTTTCCAGATTATTTAGGAGGAAACAGATGAACAGTTTTTGCCCTTTTGTGTGTATTAACTGATAACAAGACTACTTTTCCCAGCACTACCATCAACATACAGGTTGCCTAACAACTGTGGGACAAACAAGACAAGCATGGTATGTTTGTACAATTGCAATCAGATTAGTGCATGTAGTGTGGGATAACACATACTTGGAAaatacatgtactgtatgttcttTCTGATGGCTGCACTTGGAaagattttatgtaaaaatacacagacTAAAAGATAGACTTGAGCTGTGAACCTATTTTCCCAAATTGCTTTAAGGTGCTGGGTTCGGTCACTGGTGGGAGACCTACCGTGACATACAGGGAGtcacaatttaaaatgcaagaaTGAACCACAAAATTGTTCCCAAAAGAGAAGTGagccagtttttcattttttaaagaactGGATTCACCAGTGGTGGCTGACgttactgtgattttttttttcctccaccactGCCAGCAACTAGAAAGAGAAATTTTAGGTACTAGGAATGATCAGTCTACTGAGGTCACTCACTTGATATTATTTCTGGGTAATGAAAGCCTTCAGATTTTATCAAATTCGGAGCTACTTCCCTCTTCCCCTGTGGGCGGCCAAAATGCCACTTTACCTAATGGTGCTTCAAAGgaaacaaactcaaaaacacTGCACTACTGTTTAAAAAGGGAACTATCTGCCATGTGTATTCCTCAGCTCATTTTGTTGTATGGTGGTGTAAAGATGTTGTCAACACAGATAAGGAGAAGTTTGgtaacagaaaatatttcagctatcttttttgtcctttttgaaCAGTTcaatgtgcagagagagagacagggaagataGGGGCATGAAAAGGGACAAAGGTCCAGGTCTAGAATCAAACCCCAAGATGTCATGTTCACTTGTAGATGCCATAACCCACTGAAACAATTCAACTGAAAGCATGTTAAGTAGATTTATGCAGCCATATGTCCACTTTTGAGTGAAATAACAAGTTAACTCCCTCATCCTGGGAAATGCAAGAAATCACAACTACAGCAAAAGTAGATAAGACAGGTTGAGGAGAAGTGggtacaccaaaaaataaattaaaacaacgatcctggaatgcactgaacatgACAAATTGATTATATCAAAGACTTATCTGACAGGTACATTGAAGATGAGAGATGGAGTACATGTGTAAATCTAGACCAGGCGTCCTGCCTAAGGATGTGATGGCCCTCTGTACTCACCAGAGTTcttacagttttgtatttttttttgtattatttattatgtttttcattttttgttttcaattcaatttcagttAGTTTATAAAATGGGTTTGctcttttcagttcagtttttattctttaaaaatgtttcattttttgtttagtttttattagttttaattagttttagttcatttattattattattattatatgggAGGTATTTGTCAGGGGTAATATTCAAGAAGTTCAGAATAGGcattacaatacaaacacaacactttaTGAAGGCTACCAGTCATGTCGacgtcccagtctcagtaaacatcagcaccaacgcctCCTCATGCTTGTGGTGTTGATAAATTTGACCAAAGTGACAAAGACTATaactaaagacattttattGTTAGTTTTTAAGTACACAGTACtgtttaagatttttttcccctctctaaagtctatttttatttttatttcagttaactaaaatgttttttttttccacacacagttttacttttcagtttagttttagttaactgtcATAACCTTGGTACTCACGCAGAGGTGATGGCCCGGTATCTCTCCAGCCCAGCTGTGTCCCAGATCTGGGCCTTGATGCTGAGGCCGTGGACCTGCACCGTCCGAGTGCTGAACTCCACCCCGATGGTGGTGCGGCTGTCGTGGTTGAACTCATTCCTGGTGAAGCGGGACAGCAGGTTGCTCTTGCCTACACCAGACTCTCCTATGAGAACCACTGGAGAAGAGAGATGGGACAGAGTGGACAGGCATCGTCAAGAACAAATCTGACTTGTTAACCCGAAGGACAcgcatccctccctctcctctcacatCCAAGCTAGATTTAGATGCACACAttagttttaatttgaaagggatttttttccccaatagaTGCATGATAAGGTAATAGGCTGCTGCAAATGAATATCTTTGTACAGCTGATGTTGGGAGAATAATCGCTGTACGAATCCCCTGCAGTTGCAAGGCCCTCTCTTTTTGCTCTGTGTCAAAAAGCTTCTGCAAATGAAGTGGGAAGAAAAGGTGTTGAGTGCAGCACTTGAAGACACTGTTCCTGGACACAAAAGCACATTTGTGATGGTTCTGAGTgtcttatttttgtctgttgaaAGACTACACCCAATATGTCTTCAGCACCCTACAGAGTACACCAAGTAGACAAAACTCCTCTTCTACATTCACAGACTTTAACATGAGCTGTTCCTGTGATGCccgcctgctcctcctccatttCAGGGCCATTATTAAGTGACGCTTACAGTCTAGGTGTGTCCTTCTTGATTTCGCTAATCTTAACATAAACCCCTAGCCTTAGCTGTCTGATGCTGTGGCTTATTATTATATCACTGGGGCGATGGTATCCTATTTTAAAAACAGCACCACACCCGCATAGTAAATGAGACAATAACTCCAACTGAGAACAAACATGGCGCAGGCAGAGGACCGTCTGAGCAAAATATGTCCAGGAGCGATAACTTAAAACAACAAAGTATTGATTGGGAAAGAGGGAATTTGACATTATGAGGTTCACCGTTGGTACTTTTTTCCAAATTATTTATAGAGACAGTGGAATCTATTTGGATAAAATAGAGGATTCACAGCTCTGGCAGGCTTCAAACCTTTGTTAGTGAGAGAACAGATGTAGTTTCAGAAGTGAGGGGCTTCACattagatattttttaaagtttactGGTGATTTACCCTTCACTAGACATTTGCCAGAAAGGGGGTCAGGGTGTGAAGGCCCATAAAAGTTCAAGGAAATTAAAGCTCAAAAGGTTAAAGTATTTGGTTAAGTCACAGGGCATTAGTGTATATGTTTATTTTGGCCTTGATATTTTGGAAATGACATAATTTTGGACATCAAACAGTTAAAGAAAAACTGACTTATCAGCTGCTCATGCAAAGGAGCAAGGACGGCTATCATAATGtccatgcaaacacatgctcatacacacCTTActtcttaaaaagaaaaagaaaaaaaaaaaaaaaacacccgaAAAGCGTGGACAGAAAATTCTCTTAAAGGTGTACTTTTGTTTCCAGCACTGAATAGTTTCTCTAAGAGGGGAAACAACTCCAAATCAGGTGGAACAGGTTAAGTTGCAACTTCCTTTTATGTTGGCTGGAGAAGCCTCTCTGTTAGGGTAAATGGTAGGACAAAGGAACAACTGACCACCTTTCCCTGCATTTCAGTGAGTCATGTTTGGGTTTCACTTCCTTTGCTGACTCAGAAAGAAACAGGCTTGGTTTATTTGACACAGATAAGAAACTTTGCCCACACCATGAAGTCACTGTGATACTTGGATCAATCAGCTGGATAAGATGCAGTTTCTGCTTTCTGCGAGCGTTTAGGCTGAAGTTTGTGTACAGTGCTAAGATAGTAATGCAAATCTTTGTAACAACAccacagtgaaaaatgaaactggATTGCTTTTAAAATTCAGAGTTAAGTAAAGTAAAGAGAAAAACTCATCATATgcataaataacaataacacgGTAAACAAGACTGTGGTATTTAGATCCACACTCACATATTTATTGAAATGCCCAAGGCCACAATAATTCTGCTTTTTTAGAGATAAAAGAAATGGGATCTCTGTTTAAAGTTACAgtaaattcaaattcatattAAACTGGAGTTCATCTTGGCATCTACAAACCATTTGTTTGCTATTTTCAAAGAACTGTGATTAGAAATGCTGACACCATTACCCAAACATCTGCTCATTCTCATAAAAGCGCACTCTGGAGTGTAGCCCGTGCTCAGCTCTGGTCTTATGTTTAACCTGGAGTGCAAATAAAGGCAGCGGCAAAGAATGCTTTACAAGTTGCCAttactttggtttgttttgggtAATTGTTCACTCTGCAGCCAGATCGCTGTCCTGTTGAAATGAgcatggttgttttttttccccctctcctccacaaCTGAGTAACTTCTTATGCAAACAATACCCCTGGTTTCCATGGTGATGTGAGACAAGAGGCCCTTAGACTCTCCAGTGGTCGGGTTTGTCCCTTCTGAGGAAGTTGGGAAGAACATGACGCCTTGCCCAAAGGactgaattttcctttttcatgacCTTAGCTACTGTACAGTATGTGGCACAACTTTTTACATACTGCATAAATGTGAAGGACAGATTACCGAGTTATTAGTTGAACATAGTCGTGCTTCCCTGAGAATTAACCATTACCATCACCTTACCTATACCCTTaggccaaaatgtcagatttaaTATCTCACGATCTCTTGGACAGATTGTCATGAAATGTGGTGAGCACATCCATGCTCCCCAAATGATGCACCCAatcaattttggtgacctctTGACCTTTCCTATAGTGCCAAAATGTCAACCTTGCACATGAAATATCACTAAATCTAATCAGCGGATTGTCATAGTAATTGCTGAGAGCATTCATTCTCCCCAAAGGAGGATTCCCCTTGATTTTGATGACCTCATCACCTTGTCTTTAGCCTCAACCTTaggacaaaatgtcaaatttaataTCTCAAAATATATTCGGCAGGTTGTCATGAAATTTGCAAAGCACATTCACACTTCCCATTGGATGGACCCAGGCAACTTTGGTAACATCCTGACCTTTCCCCTAGCatcaccctcaggccaaaatgtgcAAACCCCACTCTCCCACCAGCACCAGAGTGCTTGCTGTTGTTGGATCACTTAACCTTAACGTGAATCATATTCCCTCTCTTTGCGTGTGTCTCTCACTTCCCTTCTGTCTGTTAAGAGACATCTGTTACATGAGCCGGTGGCATATCATCAATCACCGTGCCATGTAATGAAGCCTATCACATGTTTTCCTTATTTGAGAGGAGAATAAGTGGAGTGTTTTGTGTCTCACTTGACCTTACAGTGATTGGCAACACAGTATTAAGCCAACTATCAAGTCCACGGttgcaatgcaataaaaaaacactttagcAGAATGGATCCTTTCAATTTTGGAGACACTGTGTGGCGTAAGTGGATATATTGTTTAGACACCAAGGTCCTCTGCATGCTGCAATTTTTTTGAATGGAAAGTTACTGATAAAGAGGATTACAAGTAAACATCCTGGTTGCAACAAAAGACCCTCTGATATTATGTGCATGCATCAGCACAGACAAGATGCCGGTGATTTCATGATTGGTGATTTCATTCAGGTTGTACAACTTTTATTCAAAGATCTTTTGATACTCTTAAGCACTGAGAATAATATCTACATTACGTTTTGAGATAAACAGCTCTAAAACACATTACAAGCTATATCCTGCAAAAGCCCGTACCTGCatccacataaacacaaactcaGGACCTTAACTGACATTCAGGCTAACTGGGATTTAATGCGTTCTGTTGGCACACAACAAACATTAATGTCTCTGTACATCCCCCATATGATATCAAAAACTATGCACTTTAATGTGAACCAAGGAAGGTTATAAAATGAAACCTGTAAAAGACTTAAGAAAAGTGTCTATTTGGGCATTCAATCGTGTAATAGGAGATTGCACACACTCACCTTTAAAGACAAAACTGTAGGCCTCATCTGATCCCATAACTCTCCCCATTCAGTGTTGCCGCCGCACAGTGCGCTGCCTTTTCTCCAACTCCAGCAGCCACAGATTGATAGGAAGATGTAATATGACACTAATACAAACTACTGTGCAAACTCTCCTTTGAATCCTCAGATTCCAGGTAACAAAATGGCTGCAAAAATGTTTTGCCACATGAATGCCAACCACTAGCCTGTCCTTCACTACCCTTCCCTATTTGTTAATAGAAAGCTAGCTTGTTTGAACAAGACGTGCTGTGCACAGCCAGGTTGTTCTGCTGCAGTGCAGGGAGGTTGGGTCGGGGAGGGGCAGGCCAAGGAGGGAGGTGTTTCCTAGGGACGATGGCAGGTTGGACAGGTGAGGTGACTCACAGGTACAGCTGAGAGGGACTCCCAGGCGCCTCCTGCTGGACTGTGAAGGAGGTAGCCGGTGTCACATTGAATCCAAAAAACATCCTGACAGTGAGGGTGTAATATTTTAGCTGGGCAGGGGAGCAGAAATCATGCCATTTTACCTCCCATACTAGATATTTTTACTTACACAATCACAGGTAGGATTGATTtcactcaggcacacacacagtacaagtGTCCATTTCACTGGAGGGATCAAAACAGGAGAGCTATGCCCACAAAAAGGCAGAGGTTCAGCCATGCTCAGGGTCAACAGCGATGGACACTTTGGCTTTTGCAGAGATTGAATGTACCTCGATGACAGGACATTTGTTTATATACCGAGCTGGCTTGCCACTGGAATAAATGTGACAGCATGTAACGTAAGACTGAGCTGATGAAAATCCTAACTGATGTATGAGTTTGTCTTtaccaatgtaaaaaaaaaaaatgaattgaattgaattgatctGAACTGGCCCACACTAAACCTACCACTTTCTCTCTTCCTATAGGACTGATGAAGTAATTTCTTAATGCACTTAACAATATTTATCACTACTGTTTCTTTTAATGGCATTTTGTGGTGTGTTGCTTGCTTTatgttgctgagatgtttcacTTCCATGTATGCAGGTCGTGTACCATTaagtgacaataaagatcttAACAAACAAATCAAGTTGTGAATATCAATCCACAAATTGTTTATTATACAagtttgaaacaaaaaatagcCATTGATCTTGTCTTACCAGTGAAAAAAAACTTCAACTGAATAAATTTCCTTACACTTTACATGTCTTTACCCCCTTAAAGGATTCAAAATATTCTCTGTACTGCTAAATATGATCAGCATATCTGAAATAAAGCTGCAGTTGACTGAATTGATCATTGCACCAGTTGAGAGTGGAATCACTTCAGCAGCTCTAAATACAGACTTGCCGCCGACATACTGTTTGGACTTTTGAAGTGAATGGAGCAACAGGGGGGGACAAACAGTTAGGAACCCATACACAGGATTAGTATTGATAGCCTGattataaatacacacattctgcacacacaaccacacacccTCACTCACTCAGATACCCATGTATacgatgcaaacacacagaatgtCACAGTACTCCATGTATAAACTGGATGACACCACGCTTTCTTGGCAAGTCAGACAGAGCCAAAACTTGGGAGCTTCAGCCTGATTTTCCCTATGAAGCTGCCACTTGGGTCAAAGGTTCCTCCAGGTACTGCACCAGGGCTTCTGCCTGCAAATACAACACGGACAGAACGGATATAACAATGGATGTACAGCAGCACGGTGTTAAAGGCAGTAATCAGATTGTCTTGTTAAGCCTTTGCCCTTATGTATGCCTGTCTCTACAGCCAGACCTCTCCAAATGTGACTTCTAAGGGGCTTTCTGCTGTTAACCAGTGTGAATGCTGTTACAATGACTGATTTCCCTCTAAAATATGCTCTGAATATGAGCTTCAATGACAAGTCTGAAATGGAAGTATATATTGCCATAACTAGGTTAATACTGTCACACCTAGGCCAGCTGAGGAATTTTAGGGGAGATATAAATGCAGTATTTCCTCAGGTAATGATCACCACGTGGTTAGTTTACTTGTTAAGTCAAGCAAGCAGCTCCGTCTTGTTTTGTGACACTGTGTGTTCAGTAGTTACGACATTTACCATCATTGTTATAGTAGCAGGTTCACTATTAAAGTCACTCACATGACTTTTACTTGCTGTAAATCAGTtacttaaatagtgacatcatcctgcactagtgggagtaaattaaaatttcaaccaataaaaaacTTTATAAATCTTTAAACTTTatctctcatccacctatcccttcaaataaaactgtgtttttgataTTCTACCGGTTAGAGTCCATTTCATAGGATCTTTAGATAAGCAAACTGCTCAGGATAAAGCTGGAGCTGGTCGCTTACTGGAATTGATTTTGAAATATGATTCAAAGTCTTTAACACATGCATGGTAGTAGAAACTCtgcgattttttaaaattttccatTATTTCAAACTCTTATTAAAACTTTTTGCTTGCAGGTCCAAAAAGcctttgaaggaaaaaaatcttgaatgtTGGCAGCCCCTATTTATTATATACACAGCTAATTTCAGTGATTAActgctcatttattttatattgacGTATATCTACTGAAAAGTGAACATATTTGACCCAAGTTGATAGTGAAACAGCTTGAAgttcatttgttgtgttgtatttgCTGTATTACACTGCACACTTCAGCGATGATGGAAAAGGTGTGAAACCCAAAGTTTGTAAAGGTCTCACCTTTGCTTTAAGCATTCCAAAGCCCACTGTCTCTTTGGCGTACATGCACAGGAGCAGGTTGGCAACCCGTGTGATGGCCACCCTGCCCtcctgaaaagaaaagaggatcCTTCTGTCAAACTGGGGATAAGATAGCCCAAATCCttctcacaacacacaccagcatgtgCTGGAGAATAAACCACTGCAAAGATGTCCAAAATGATAGTGCTGCATAGGAAT
The Myripristis murdjan chromosome 16, fMyrMur1.1, whole genome shotgun sequence DNA segment above includes these coding regions:
- the rab25b gene encoding ras-related protein Rab-25b, which produces MGRVMGSDEAYSFVFKVVLIGESGVGKSNLLSRFTRNEFNHDSRTTIGVEFSTRTVQVHGLSIKAQIWDTAGLERYRAITSAYYRGAVGALLVYDITKHLTYESVERWLKELYDHADPHIVVMLVGNKADLASERSVPTEEAKDFADKRGLLFLETSALESTNVEAAFNDVLAEIHRKVSSKEVIRGSINAVSLTSPGSKGENSEEKKPCCRNI